In Aquimarina spinulae, a single window of DNA contains:
- a CDS encoding RrF2 family transcriptional regulator, with protein sequence MFSKACEYGIKAAIFIALKSYQGERVSLKDIAAKINSPEAFTAKILQKLAKNNIVNSVKGAAGGFEIEKHKIASIQLAEIVDAIDGDSIYIGCGLGLNKCSEDHPCPVHHKFAAVREELKKMLESTNLEELALGIKSGASYLRT encoded by the coding sequence ATGTTTTCGAAAGCCTGCGAATACGGAATTAAAGCTGCCATTTTTATTGCCTTAAAATCTTATCAAGGAGAGCGGGTAAGTCTCAAAGATATCGCTGCCAAAATTAATTCGCCAGAAGCATTTACTGCAAAGATTCTTCAAAAACTAGCTAAAAACAATATAGTTAATTCTGTAAAAGGTGCCGCTGGCGGTTTCGAAATAGAAAAACATAAAATAGCATCTATACAACTTGCAGAAATTGTTGATGCCATAGATGGGGATAGTATTTATATTGGCTGTGGTTTGGGTCTTAATAAATGCTCAGAAGATCATCCATGCCCTGTTCATCATAAATTCGCTGCTGTAAGAGAAGAATTAAAGAAAATGTTGGAATCCACCAACCTCGAAGAATTAGCTCTTGGGATCAAATCTGGAGCTTCATATTTAAGAACCTAA
- the nirK gene encoding copper-containing nitrite reductase produces MKSKKSFVLLSSTGLFLGVLLMILSACSQNKEAEVKNYLGPEGIPVSQEMIAELTSPPNVPGPTGRRKAKKLIVNMEVLEEEGEMTDGVKYVYWTFGGSVPGSFIRTKVGDEVEFHLKNHPDNKLPHNIDLHAVTGPGGGATSSFVAPGHEAQFSFKVLNPGLYVYHCATAPVGMHIANGMYGLILVEPEEGLPPVDKEYYVMQGDFYTKGENGDRGLQPFDMKKAVDEDADYVVFNGKVGSLTGDNAITANVGETVRLYVGNGGPNLVSSFHVIGEIFDVVRVEGGDLINTNVQTTLVPAGGAAIVEFKVDVPGTFILVDHSIFRAFNKGALGMLKVQGEENKKIYSGKEEEGVYQPEGSGIQEMPADKDVVQIEETAKSLQEKMEFGKATYMRTCFACHQAEGQGIPNAFPPLAKSDYLNADLNRAIDIILHGKTGEITVNGVKYNSVMTKQDLTDEEVANVLTYIYNSWGNSKKEVTPSIVASRRNAH; encoded by the coding sequence ATGAAATCAAAAAAATCATTTGTATTGTTATCTAGTACAGGATTGTTTTTAGGCGTCCTATTAATGATCCTATCTGCCTGCTCACAAAATAAGGAAGCAGAGGTAAAGAATTACCTGGGGCCAGAAGGTATTCCTGTAAGTCAGGAAATGATTGCCGAATTAACTTCACCTCCTAATGTTCCTGGACCTACAGGAAGAAGAAAAGCGAAGAAACTTATCGTGAATATGGAGGTTCTAGAAGAAGAAGGAGAGATGACAGATGGAGTAAAATATGTGTATTGGACATTTGGAGGTTCGGTACCAGGAAGTTTTATAAGAACAAAAGTTGGGGATGAAGTAGAGTTTCACTTAAAAAATCACCCAGATAACAAACTACCCCATAATATAGATTTACACGCCGTAACCGGCCCAGGGGGTGGTGCAACTTCTTCTTTTGTAGCTCCCGGACACGAAGCTCAGTTTTCTTTTAAAGTGTTAAACCCGGGCTTATACGTATACCACTGTGCAACAGCTCCGGTAGGAATGCACATCGCTAATGGGATGTATGGATTAATACTTGTTGAGCCAGAAGAAGGTCTTCCTCCGGTAGATAAAGAATATTATGTAATGCAAGGAGATTTTTATACCAAAGGAGAAAACGGAGATAGAGGATTACAGCCTTTTGATATGAAAAAAGCTGTAGATGAAGATGCAGATTATGTGGTTTTTAATGGAAAAGTTGGTTCGTTAACAGGTGATAATGCTATTACAGCAAATGTTGGAGAAACCGTTAGATTATATGTTGGTAATGGAGGACCAAATCTTGTATCATCTTTTCATGTTATTGGTGAAATTTTTGATGTCGTTAGGGTAGAAGGCGGTGATCTTATTAATACCAATGTACAAACTACTCTTGTCCCCGCAGGAGGTGCAGCTATTGTAGAATTTAAAGTTGATGTTCCGGGAACCTTCATTTTAGTAGATCACTCTATTTTTAGAGCCTTTAATAAAGGTGCTTTAGGAATGCTCAAAGTGCAAGGCGAAGAGAACAAGAAAATCTATTCGGGTAAAGAGGAAGAAGGAGTGTACCAACCCGAAGGAAGTGGAATCCAGGAAATGCCGGCTGATAAGGATGTTGTACAAATCGAAGAAACGGCAAAATCACTTCAAGAAAAAATGGAGTTTGGTAAAGCCACCTATATGAGAACTTGTTTTGCATGTCATCAAGCCGAAGGGCAAGGAATTCCTAATGCTTTTCCGCCTCTGGCTAAATCAGATTATTTAAATGCTGATCTAAACCGTGCGATTGATATTATTTTACATGGAAAAACAGGTGAAATAACTGTAAATGGTGTAAAATATAATAGTGTGATGACTAAACAGGATTTAACCGATGAAGAAGTGGCCAATGTGCTTACTTATATATATAACAGTTGGGGAAATTCTAAAAAAGAAGTTACACCTTCAATAGTTGCTAGTAGAAGAAACGCACATTAA
- a CDS encoding formylglycine-generating enzyme family protein encodes MTTSPLKIVFFFAMCIVCTLNSVIAQTENMVTVKGGVYIPLYGVDSTAVKVNDFLMDVYPVSNSEFLAFVKKYPQWKRSHVKRLFADKNYLVLWKDDNTLSDQLKPNSPITGVSWFAAKKYCECLGKRLPTIDEWEYAAMADDKTIDARKKETYNQYILEWYETPKSFNNSIGSTFKNYWGIYDLHGLVWEWTLDFNSVLISGESRKDVDKDSNLFCGSAAVGASDLMNYAAFMRYAFRGSMKANYAVKNLGFRCVKDIDITP; translated from the coding sequence ATGACAACCTCTCCTTTAAAAATAGTTTTCTTTTTTGCTATGTGTATAGTATGTACATTAAATAGTGTTATAGCACAAACAGAAAATATGGTTACTGTTAAAGGAGGGGTTTATATTCCTTTATATGGAGTTGATTCTACCGCTGTAAAAGTCAATGATTTTTTGATGGATGTTTACCCTGTATCAAATAGTGAGTTTTTAGCATTTGTTAAGAAATATCCACAATGGAAACGTAGTCACGTAAAGCGTTTGTTTGCAGATAAAAATTACCTGGTACTTTGGAAAGATGATAATACGCTAAGTGATCAATTGAAACCTAATTCTCCTATAACGGGAGTTTCTTGGTTTGCTGCCAAAAAATATTGTGAGTGTTTGGGAAAAAGACTACCAACTATTGATGAGTGGGAATATGCTGCAATGGCAGATGATAAGACCATAGATGCAAGAAAAAAAGAAACCTATAATCAATATATTTTAGAATGGTATGAAACCCCTAAATCTTTTAACAATAGTATAGGCTCTACTTTTAAAAATTACTGGGGTATATATGATTTACATGGATTGGTGTGGGAATGGACATTGGATTTTAATTCTGTACTAATATCGGGAGAATCTAGAAAAGATGTAGATAAAGATAGTAATCTGTTTTGCGGCAGTGCAGCAGTTGGAGCTTCAGATTTAATGAATTATGCAGCATTTATGCGTTATGCTTTTAGAGGTAGTATGAAAGCAAATTATGCAGTAAAGAATTTGGGATTTCGTTGCGTAAAAGATATTGATATAACTCCTTAG
- a CDS encoding SCO family protein: MNIIKILLLGAIIVLGSCNKEKKQEEVAVSEPTSKEHNTSISELSIYNLPAIWTTQDNKKIELKELKGDVLVMVMIYTSCKAACPRLVADMRDIETQIPESKKENVKLLLVSIDPETDTPERLKKFSIENEMESDQWLFLRGTKSDTREFAAVLAVNYKKISPMDFSHSNIISVFDQGGELVHQQEGLGVNNKETVDKIIELAH; the protein is encoded by the coding sequence ATGAATATCATAAAAATTTTACTATTAGGAGCAATTATTGTGTTGGGCTCTTGTAATAAAGAAAAAAAACAAGAAGAAGTAGCTGTGTCAGAACCCACATCCAAAGAACACAATACTTCTATTTCTGAACTTTCGATCTACAATTTACCCGCTATCTGGACCACCCAGGATAATAAAAAAATAGAACTCAAGGAACTAAAAGGAGATGTTCTTGTAATGGTAATGATTTATACCTCCTGTAAAGCAGCTTGCCCGAGATTGGTTGCCGATATGAGAGATATAGAGACTCAAATTCCAGAATCTAAAAAAGAGAATGTTAAACTCTTATTGGTAAGTATTGACCCAGAGACGGATACCCCCGAGAGGCTTAAAAAATTCTCGATTGAGAACGAAATGGAATCTGATCAATGGCTGTTTCTTAGAGGTACTAAATCAGATACCAGAGAATTTGCAGCAGTTCTGGCTGTTAATTACAAAAAAATATCACCAATGGATTTTTCACACTCTAATATCATAAGCGTTTTTGATCAGGGAGGAGAGCTAGTACATCAACAAGAAGGGTTGGGAGTAAACAATAAGGAAACTGTAGATAAAATTATTGAGCTGGCGCATTAA
- a CDS encoding c-type cytochrome, giving the protein MIRLDKLILLFAVTLLISCGGKEEKKEEQIKIGKSTTTQKKETKPVSTGVPASKKVDLTNKGVGPIKSLVLDATIDEKMAAQGAELFKTKCTACHKTHKKFIGPAPVDILKRRTPEWVMNMILDPEKMIKEDPLAQELLKEHNGSPMANQSLKEEEARAILEYFRTLK; this is encoded by the coding sequence ATGATTAGACTAGACAAATTGATACTCTTATTTGCTGTTACTTTATTGATAAGTTGCGGAGGAAAAGAAGAAAAAAAGGAAGAACAAATTAAAATAGGAAAGAGTACAACAACTCAAAAAAAAGAAACCAAACCTGTTTCTACCGGCGTTCCTGCATCAAAAAAAGTTGATCTTACAAATAAGGGAGTAGGGCCAATCAAGAGTTTGGTGTTAGATGCCACCATCGATGAGAAAATGGCTGCTCAGGGAGCCGAGCTCTTTAAAACAAAATGTACTGCTTGTCATAAAACTCATAAGAAGTTTATAGGACCAGCTCCTGTTGACATTTTAAAAAGAAGAACTCCAGAATGGGTGATGAATATGATTCTAGATCCTGAAAAAATGATTAAAGAAGACCCATTGGCTCAAGAACTATTAAAAGAACATAATGGTTCTCCTATGGCTAATCAAAGCTTAAAAGAGGAAGAAGCCAGAGCTATTTTAGAGTACTTCAGGACACTGAAATAA